One Maribacter cobaltidurans genomic window carries:
- the purD gene encoding phosphoribosylamine--glycine ligase gives MNILILGSGGREHAFAWKLSQSNKLSKLYIAPGNAGTSELGENIPIGVNDFDNIKKVVLEKNIEMVIVGPEDPLVNGVHDFFLNDSDLKEIPVIGPQKEAATLEGSKEFAKEFMIRHNIPTAKYQSFTADTLNAGYEFLDSLEPPYVLKADGLAAGKGVVILKDLNEAKSELKSMLVDEKFGNASTTVVIEEFLDGIELSVFVLTDGTNFKVLPTAKDYKRIGEADTGLNTGGMGAISPVPFADKVFMDKIHDQIVKPTVEGLKKDDLPYKGFIFIGLIKVGDEPKVIEYNVRMGDPETEVVLPRVQNDFVELMNAVASGRLNEVELKIDDRSATTVMTVSGGYPGAYEKGKEISGIGDIGDSIVFHAGTTLKDNKVVTNGGRVMAITSYGENFKDALKTSYKSIEKLKFEGMNYRKDIGFDL, from the coding sequence ATGAACATATTAATTCTCGGATCAGGAGGTCGCGAGCATGCGTTTGCCTGGAAATTGTCCCAAAGTAATAAGTTGAGCAAGCTTTATATAGCACCTGGAAATGCCGGAACTTCTGAATTGGGAGAAAATATACCAATTGGCGTAAACGATTTTGATAACATCAAAAAAGTTGTGCTGGAAAAGAATATCGAAATGGTTATTGTAGGTCCGGAGGATCCACTTGTGAATGGTGTACATGACTTCTTTTTGAACGATTCCGATTTAAAGGAAATTCCAGTTATAGGTCCTCAAAAAGAGGCAGCTACCTTGGAAGGAAGTAAGGAATTTGCAAAGGAATTCATGATACGACATAATATTCCAACTGCCAAATACCAAAGCTTTACTGCCGATACCTTAAATGCTGGATACGAATTTTTAGATAGTCTGGAACCTCCATATGTGTTGAAAGCAGATGGTCTAGCGGCTGGCAAGGGTGTGGTCATTCTTAAGGACCTGAATGAAGCAAAGTCAGAGTTAAAATCCATGTTGGTGGACGAGAAGTTCGGAAACGCCAGTACGACCGTCGTCATTGAGGAGTTTTTGGATGGTATTGAATTGAGTGTTTTTGTACTTACTGACGGAACTAACTTTAAGGTGTTGCCCACGGCCAAGGATTATAAAAGAATAGGGGAGGCGGATACCGGTCTTAATACTGGAGGCATGGGGGCCATTTCGCCTGTTCCTTTCGCCGATAAAGTTTTTATGGATAAGATACACGACCAAATTGTAAAACCTACTGTAGAGGGCCTTAAAAAGGATGACCTGCCTTACAAGGGATTTATTTTTATTGGATTGATCAAGGTTGGGGATGAACCCAAGGTTATCGAGTATAATGTCCGCATGGGAGATCCTGAAACTGAGGTCGTTTTACCAAGGGTTCAGAATGATTTTGTTGAGTTGATGAATGCCGTGGCCAGTGGCAGATTGAATGAAGTGGAACTGAAAATAGATGACCGTTCGGCCACAACCGTAATGACGGTATCGGGAGGGTATCCCGGGGCCTACGAAAAGGGAAAGGAAATATCAGGTATAGGGGATATTGGAGACTCCATAGTTTTTCATGCGGGAACTACCTTAAAGGACAACAAAGTGGTTACCAACGGGGGAAGGGTTATGGCCATAACTTCCTATGGCGAGAA
- a CDS encoding UDP-glucuronic acid decarboxylase family protein: MKKILITGAAGFLGSHLCDRFITEGFYVIGMDNLITGDLDNITHLFPLENFEFHHHDVTKFVHVSGKLDYILHFASPASPIDYLKIPIKTLKVGSLGTLNLLGLAKEKNARILVASTSEVYGDPLVHPQNEEYYGNVSPVGPRGVYDEAKRFMESITMAYHRHHGLETRIVRIFNTYGSRMRLNDGRVVPAFMGQALRGEDLTVFGDGSQTRSFCYIDDQVEGIYRLLFSDYAEPINIGNPHETTIKEFAEEIIALTGTNQKIIYKPLPKDDPSQRQPDITKAREILGWEPKVSRSEGLKIVYDYFKSLSPEELQKKEHRDFSSR, translated from the coding sequence ATGAAAAAAATTTTAATAACAGGTGCTGCTGGATTTTTAGGGTCTCACTTATGTGACCGTTTTATCACGGAGGGGTTTTATGTCATTGGGATGGATAATCTTATTACAGGGGATTTAGATAATATTACTCATCTATTTCCATTGGAGAATTTTGAGTTTCACCATCATGATGTAACCAAGTTTGTCCATGTTTCAGGGAAGCTGGATTACATACTACATTTTGCTTCCCCGGCAAGTCCTATTGATTACCTTAAGATTCCTATCAAAACGCTGAAGGTAGGTTCTCTAGGTACGTTGAATTTACTGGGTTTGGCCAAAGAAAAGAATGCTAGGATTTTAGTAGCCTCCACTTCAGAAGTTTATGGCGACCCTCTAGTGCATCCTCAAAATGAGGAATACTACGGAAATGTGAGTCCTGTTGGACCTCGTGGTGTCTACGATGAGGCAAAACGTTTTATGGAATCTATAACCATGGCATATCACAGACATCATGGTTTGGAAACCCGTATTGTTAGGATCTTTAATACCTATGGTTCTAGAATGCGACTTAATGATGGTCGGGTTGTTCCTGCTTTTATGGGGCAAGCGTTGAGAGGGGAAGATTTAACCGTGTTTGGGGATGGATCCCAAACTCGTTCATTTTGCTACATCGACGACCAGGTTGAAGGTATATACCGATTGTTATTTAGTGATTATGCGGAACCCATTAATATTGGAAATCCACATGAAACGACCATAAAGGAGTTTGCGGAGGAAATAATTGCACTTACGGGAACCAATCAAAAAATAATTTATAAGCCGTTACCTAAGGATGACCCCTCACAACGCCAACCGGATATTACAAAAGCAAGGGAGATTTTAGGATGGGAACCAAAAGTAAGTCGTTCAGAAGGCTTAAAAATCGTATATGATTATTTTAAATCGCTCTCTCCAGAGGAGTTACAGAAAAAGGAGCATCGGGATTTTTCTTCCAGGTAG
- a CDS encoding undecaprenyl-phosphate glucose phosphotransferase has protein sequence MLLKQGRYSGLITPLSYFMDLLVVNLSTYFLPINFQNPWLFHSYISISWIIISFKNEFYEVHRYSKVVVILRKLFTQFVFFFLVLYAYIGFFKQPLMSRLALGKYFLLVFAGVFILKFLNYILLMQYRSLWRGNIRNVVVIGKSKKANQLIQVFEDRKEYGYRFRRQFSTKDQNFDLVTCFRYIVNNGIDEIYCSVSELKNDEIASFVDFADNNLKTLKFLPDNKNIFAKKLKFEYYDYLPILSLRDIPLHNTLNAFVKRSFDIIFSLFVIFGILIWFGPLLALLIRLESKGPVFFIQKRTGFDNKEFQCFKFRSMAVNNDSDDKQAAKNDMRVTKIGKFIRKTSIDELPQFYNVLFGNMSVVGPRPHMIKHTDEYANRVDKYMLRHFVKPGITGLAQIRGYRGEIEKDSDIQNRIKFDIFYVENWSFFLDIKIIVQTVINAFKGEEKAY, from the coding sequence ATGCTTTTAAAACAAGGTAGATACTCGGGACTTATAACACCGCTATCCTATTTTATGGATTTATTGGTGGTTAATCTATCAACCTATTTTCTTCCCATAAATTTTCAAAACCCTTGGCTATTTCATAGTTATATATCTATTTCTTGGATTATTATTTCCTTTAAAAATGAATTTTATGAAGTACATCGGTATTCAAAGGTTGTCGTAATCTTAAGGAAGCTATTCACTCAGTTCGTTTTCTTTTTTTTGGTATTATACGCCTATATAGGCTTTTTTAAGCAACCTTTAATGAGCAGGTTGGCATTAGGAAAATATTTCTTGTTGGTATTTGCGGGTGTCTTTATCCTAAAATTTCTGAACTATATTCTTTTGATGCAGTATAGGAGCCTATGGAGGGGAAATATCAGGAACGTTGTGGTCATTGGAAAAAGTAAGAAGGCAAATCAGTTGATACAGGTGTTCGAAGACAGGAAGGAGTACGGATATAGGTTTAGAAGGCAATTTTCTACCAAGGACCAAAATTTTGATTTGGTTACTTGTTTCAGATATATAGTAAACAATGGTATTGATGAAATATACTGTTCAGTTTCAGAACTAAAAAATGATGAAATTGCTTCCTTTGTTGATTTTGCAGACAATAATTTAAAAACCTTAAAATTCCTACCAGACAACAAGAACATTTTCGCAAAAAAATTGAAATTTGAATATTACGATTATTTGCCCATTTTATCATTAAGGGATATTCCATTACATAATACCCTAAATGCCTTCGTAAAAAGATCCTTTGACATCATATTTTCCTTATTTGTTATTTTCGGCATTCTAATTTGGTTTGGACCTTTATTGGCCTTATTGATAAGATTGGAATCCAAGGGGCCTGTTTTTTTTATACAAAAAAGGACTGGCTTCGATAACAAGGAATTTCAATGTTTTAAATTTAGATCGATGGCAGTGAATAATGATTCTGATGATAAACAAGCTGCAAAGAATGATATGCGGGTAACCAAAATTGGAAAGTTCATTAGAAAAACCAGTATAGATGAATTGCCTCAATTTTATAATGTATTATTTGGTAATATGTCCGTGGTGGGGCCGAGACCCCATATGATAAAGCATACGGATGAATATGCAAATAGGGTTGATAAATACATGTTAAGGCACTTCGTAAAGCCAGGAATAACCGGATTGGCACAAATAAGGGGCTATAGGGGTGAAATAGAAAAGGATAGTGATATTCAGAATAGAATAAAGTTTGATATTTTTTATGTTGAGAACTGGTCCTTTTTTCTAGATATCAAAATCATAGTCCAAACGGTGATAAATGCCTTTAAAGGAGAGGAAAAAGCGTATTAA
- a CDS encoding glycosyltransferase gives MIFVTLGNQNFQFKRLLISIEGLINDGIISEPVVVQSGYTVYKSDLFISKKFLGKDEFNDYVKKAEYIISHAGTGSIISCLKQNKKVVVAARLQKYGEHIDNHQVEILQSFSDKNFIVGLNPELSDIENKIKSIDKINLNFFISNNDYFNRKLIEIIEGL, from the coding sequence ATGATATTCGTTACTCTTGGAAATCAAAACTTTCAGTTCAAGAGGCTTTTGATTTCAATCGAAGGTTTAATTAATGATGGTATTATTTCTGAACCTGTGGTAGTACAGTCGGGCTATACTGTTTATAAAAGCGATTTGTTCATATCAAAGAAATTTTTAGGTAAAGATGAGTTTAATGATTATGTTAAAAAAGCTGAATATATAATTTCGCACGCTGGAACTGGTTCTATAATAAGTTGTTTAAAACAAAACAAAAAGGTGGTTGTTGCCGCTAGGCTACAAAAATACGGTGAACATATAGACAATCACCAAGTTGAAATATTACAATCGTTTTCTGATAAAAATTTTATTGTTGGACTAAATCCTGAATTGAGCGATATAGAAAATAAAATAAAATCAATCGATAAAATAAATTTGAATTTTTTTATTTCAAACAATGATTATTTTAACAGGAAATTGATTGAAATAATAGAAGGACTATAG
- the pssD gene encoding PssD/Cps14F family polysaccharide biosynthesis glycosyltransferase, translating into MKILFVSSLGGHLEQLLSLKPTMEQYESYIITEENSSTLKLKEKHSNISFIPYISRSNYLSFAWSFISIIYHSIIHFYKIKPEVIITTGSGCVLPICLIGKIHGKKIIFIETFSRVHSKTLTGRICYYLADVFIVQWEELKKLYPKSIYNGSIY; encoded by the coding sequence ATGAAGATATTATTTGTTTCGAGTCTTGGTGGGCATTTAGAACAGTTGTTGAGCCTTAAGCCCACAATGGAACAATATGAGTCCTATATTATAACAGAGGAGAATAGCTCAACTTTAAAACTAAAGGAGAAACATTCAAACATTTCGTTTATTCCATATATTTCAAGGAGTAATTATTTATCTTTTGCTTGGTCTTTTATTAGCATAATATACCATTCGATAATTCATTTTTATAAAATTAAACCCGAGGTAATCATCACTACCGGATCGGGTTGTGTATTGCCGATATGTCTAATTGGAAAAATCCATGGTAAGAAAATTATTTTCATTGAGACGTTCTCTAGGGTCCATAGTAAAACGCTAACAGGGCGAATTTGCTATTACTTGGCAGACGTTTTTATTGTTCAGTGGGAAGAATTAAAGAAATTATACCCTAAATCAATTTATAATGGTTCAATATATTAA
- a CDS encoding MBOAT family O-acyltransferase has translation MFFNSLDFAIFLPIVFILYWFLANKSLKIQNLLIVAASYIFYGWWDYRFLALILFSTIIDYFIGLKLAKEQSLLKRKFLLWTSISVNLGLLGFFKYFNFFLDNFVTAFSFFGFQINSGSLNIILPVGISFYTFQTLSYTIDIYKGKLEPTKDFIIFSAFVSFFPQLVAGPIERATHLLPQFYKKRNFDYSAAIDGLKQILWGLFKKVVIADNCAYFANLIFNNSEDFSGSTLVLGALFFTFQIYGDFSGYSDIAIGTSRLFGFDLMKNFAFPYFSRDVAEFWRRWHISLSTWFRDYLYIPLGGSRGKTWMKVRNTFIIFIVSGFWHGANWTFIIWGGLNAIYFLPLLLTNRNRNNVDIVALEKKLPSLKEFLNVLITFSLTVLAWIFFRAENVTHASNYISEIFSSSLLSMPLFPDMSMALTTIILIFIFVSIEWVGRQDEYAIERIGLKWKKQFRYGMYYIIALVIMYFGNFGENQFIYFQF, from the coding sequence ATGTTTTTCAATTCTCTCGATTTTGCCATCTTCTTACCGATAGTTTTTATCCTTTATTGGTTTTTGGCCAATAAAAGTTTAAAGATTCAGAATTTATTAATTGTAGCGGCTAGTTATATATTTTATGGTTGGTGGGATTACCGGTTTCTTGCACTGATTTTATTTAGTACTATAATAGATTATTTTATCGGACTCAAATTAGCGAAAGAACAGTCTTTACTGAAAAGAAAATTTTTGTTATGGACTAGTATCTCAGTTAATTTAGGTTTATTAGGTTTTTTTAAATATTTTAATTTTTTTCTCGACAATTTTGTAACGGCTTTTTCTTTTTTTGGCTTCCAAATAAATTCAGGCTCCTTAAACATAATTTTACCAGTAGGTATAAGTTTTTATACATTTCAAACGCTTAGTTACACGATTGATATCTATAAAGGAAAGTTGGAGCCTACAAAAGATTTTATCATATTTTCTGCGTTTGTCAGTTTTTTTCCGCAACTAGTGGCTGGCCCCATAGAAAGAGCTACGCATTTATTACCGCAGTTTTATAAAAAGCGTAACTTTGACTATTCTGCGGCTATTGATGGCCTAAAGCAAATTTTATGGGGGCTATTTAAAAAAGTGGTGATTGCAGACAACTGTGCTTACTTTGCCAATTTGATTTTTAATAACTCAGAGGATTTTTCAGGTAGTACTTTAGTATTAGGGGCCCTATTTTTTACTTTTCAGATTTATGGTGACTTTTCTGGCTATTCAGATATAGCTATTGGGACTTCTCGTCTTTTTGGTTTTGATTTAATGAAAAATTTTGCATTTCCATATTTCTCAAGGGATGTTGCAGAGTTTTGGAGACGGTGGCATATTTCGCTTTCAACTTGGTTTAGAGATTATCTATATATCCCATTGGGAGGTAGTCGCGGAAAAACTTGGATGAAAGTTCGTAATACTTTTATTATTTTTATTGTGAGCGGCTTTTGGCATGGAGCAAATTGGACTTTTATAATTTGGGGGGGATTGAATGCAATCTATTTCCTTCCTCTATTGCTTACAAATAGAAACAGGAACAATGTTGATATAGTAGCCCTAGAAAAGAAATTACCTTCGCTAAAAGAGTTCTTAAACGTCCTTATCACATTCAGTTTAACAGTTTTAGCATGGATATTTTTTAGAGCGGAGAATGTGACACATGCCTCAAATTATATATCTGAAATTTTTTCTTCTTCTTTATTATCTATGCCGTTGTTTCCAGATATGAGCATGGCGTTAACGACCATAATCTTAATTTTTATTTTTGTTTCTATAGAGTGGGTTGGAAGGCAAGATGAATACGCCATAGAACGCATTGGATTAAAATGGAAAAAGCAATTTCGTTATGGTATGTATTACATAATAGCACTCGTAATAATGTATTTCGGAAACTTTGGCGAAAACCAATTTATTTATTTTCAATTTTAA
- a CDS encoding O-antigen ligase family protein — protein MKEKVYQYSLCLFAFSMAFEPDWSSKTLILTSFFALFNIKFNREVFKKLPFAILCILALYVVLNIVFITREADFSFFPFLGLLFLFFLLFTNTSIEIKSKEWILFSFVAGVFVVGLFNLFFSFFRSSGAMITFFNSWETTAIIDIQKIYYAMYLNMAYAICLVGLQKGRIKYRLVYITILTALTVVLLIYSGAMSGIILFVVINALMLLQLAKKWVRFFFVISFITFPMVFLLLLSKQMTQDFFSQIDGENSRIRNYNVNMELILAAPIFGYGLGKERQTMQANRNEKSWEYKNNYHAHNQYFESLLGGG, from the coding sequence ATGAAAGAGAAGGTGTATCAATATAGTCTCTGTCTGTTTGCATTTAGCATGGCATTTGAACCGGATTGGAGCAGCAAAACACTTATTTTGACATCTTTTTTTGCACTTTTTAACATCAAGTTTAATCGAGAAGTATTCAAAAAATTACCGTTTGCTATTTTGTGCATCCTAGCTCTATATGTAGTACTAAATATTGTTTTTATTACAAGGGAAGCTGATTTTAGTTTTTTTCCTTTTTTAGGCCTCCTATTTTTGTTTTTTCTTTTATTTACCAATACATCAATTGAGATCAAAAGCAAAGAATGGATTCTTTTCTCTTTTGTCGCGGGAGTTTTTGTTGTAGGCCTTTTCAATTTGTTTTTTTCATTCTTTCGTTCAAGTGGTGCTATGATTACTTTCTTCAACTCTTGGGAAACGACTGCCATTATAGACATTCAAAAAATATATTATGCCATGTATCTTAATATGGCATATGCTATATGTTTAGTTGGCCTTCAAAAAGGAAGAATAAAATATAGACTGGTCTATATAACTATTTTAACGGCACTAACAGTTGTTTTATTAATTTATAGCGGGGCAATGAGTGGTATAATACTGTTTGTAGTAATTAATGCTCTTATGTTGCTTCAATTGGCGAAAAAGTGGGTGAGATTTTTTTTCGTTATTTCTTTTATAACTTTTCCAATGGTATTTCTATTATTACTATCAAAACAAATGACTCAAGACTTTTTTTCACAAATAGACGGTGAAAATTCCAGAATAAGAAACTACAACGTTAATATGGAGCTTATTTTGGCAGCGCCTATTTTTGGCTATGGTTTAGGAAAGGAACGTCAAACTATGCAGGCCAATAGAAATGAGAAGAGTTGGGAGTATAAAAATAATTATCATGCACATAATCAATATTTTGAATCTCTATTAGGGGGGGGGTAA
- a CDS encoding oligosaccharide flippase family protein gives MKAIKNTGVLLFSEFISKGIAFLLIPFYSFVIEPEDFGLIAILQLFFTIFFLVISYSLSSTFDKFFFDEKYQSLQTLFSNLFLLQIFAILIGSLIYLLFDSSIVTLLDLENKEYLDWIFYTAVIAVFFPLVNSFLICSGQVKKAGLFSILISIIRSVMALLLVLNMEDKVLAILLAGFAEQIVGFLIAVPYYYKHLRLNKISKTLIAESALYASLFFPTSCSTFIVKFSDRFMIQYMLGYQSLGIYSMGTKLVNIPGQFISTVNKNFMPQIYQGISKGDNRLINQLVRLFLAVIFIFIFGLIIFSTEIFYVIGTNYKDSYNIFIILSLCAYINGYNLILQPVMTYFNKYVKYKSMIWVTVGIVNLILNILVIPDYGILGAAGVTTFSYLISIPFSYYYSKKAYKENYYIKWFSFSCLLLIVLSIFMILNEYEESLLSFFVRVIIFTTVGLIFMKKLVSLKALKAKTMLFSKKLLKKK, from the coding sequence ATGAAGGCAATAAAAAATACTGGTGTTTTATTGTTTTCTGAATTTATTTCAAAAGGCATAGCTTTTTTACTGATTCCGTTTTATTCTTTTGTAATAGAGCCTGAAGATTTTGGCTTGATTGCCATACTGCAATTGTTTTTCACCATCTTTTTTTTGGTAATTTCTTATTCTTTAAGTAGTACGTTTGATAAGTTTTTTTTTGATGAAAAATATCAATCTCTCCAAACTCTTTTTTCAAATTTGTTTTTGCTTCAAATCTTCGCAATACTTATTGGCAGCTTAATATACCTATTGTTTGATAGTTCAATAGTTACCTTGTTAGATTTAGAAAATAAAGAATATTTAGATTGGATATTTTATACAGCTGTAATAGCAGTTTTTTTTCCCCTAGTTAACTCGTTTTTAATTTGTAGTGGACAAGTTAAAAAGGCAGGTTTGTTCTCAATCCTTATTTCTATCATTAGAAGTGTAATGGCTTTGCTTCTTGTCTTGAATATGGAAGATAAGGTTCTTGCCATATTGTTGGCCGGTTTTGCAGAACAGATTGTCGGGTTTTTAATAGCAGTGCCATATTATTACAAACACCTTAGGTTAAATAAAATTAGTAAGACATTAATAGCCGAGAGTGCACTTTATGCAAGTTTGTTTTTTCCCACCTCATGCTCTACGTTTATAGTCAAATTTTCTGATAGGTTTATGATTCAATATATGTTAGGATACCAAAGCTTAGGTATTTATTCGATGGGGACAAAACTAGTTAATATTCCAGGTCAGTTCATATCCACAGTAAATAAAAATTTTATGCCTCAAATTTATCAAGGCATTAGTAAAGGTGATAATCGGCTTATAAATCAGTTAGTCAGGTTATTTTTGGCGGTAATTTTTATTTTTATTTTCGGTTTAATAATATTTTCGACCGAGATTTTTTATGTAATAGGAACTAATTACAAAGACTCATATAATATATTTATCATTTTAAGCCTTTGTGCATATATTAATGGCTATAATTTAATACTACAGCCAGTCATGACTTATTTTAATAAATATGTTAAATATAAATCCATGATATGGGTAACAGTTGGAATTGTTAATTTAATATTAAATATCTTAGTTATACCCGATTATGGTATATTAGGTGCAGCTGGAGTAACTACCTTCTCTTATTTGATTTCCATACCTTTTAGTTATTATTATTCTAAAAAGGCGTACAAAGAAAATTATTATATAAAATGGTTTTCTTTTTCGTGTTTATTGTTGATTGTTCTGTCGATTTTTATGATTTTAAATGAGTATGAAGAGTCTTTGCTTTCTTTTTTTGTGAGGGTTATTATTTTTACTACAGTAGGATTGATTTTCATGAAAAAACTAGTTAGTCTTAAAGCTTTAAAGGCCAAGACAATGCTGTTCTCAAAAAAGCTACTAAAAAAAAAATAA